Part of the Burkholderia sp. FERM BP-3421 genome, GATCGATCACATTGGCCGCGCCATTCCCGCCGAACACGAGAAAATCATTGTTTGCCATTTGTCTTCCTATGCAGGAACGCCCCATGCTCCGCGATCGAGCCCGGCGACGTATTGGTTATCCATGTCGAGCCCGAAGAGGGGCTCCCCGTCTGCTGTGGTGACGAGTGTGAAGTTGACGCGCACGCCTTCCGGCTTCAACGGGATGTATCCGCCCGCCAGCAACGCCAGGAACACCGCCGACGGCACCCTCCCCGAAATGCCGATCGTCATCGACATATCCTGGTTGTCCTCGAAAAACGCATGCGTATCCGGGCCGAAGATGCTGTTCAGAATGGCCGCGCTCGACGCCAGCGTCCCGTCCCAATGATTCGCACCGATCTTCGCGCGGATCACGAGCCGGTACGTGTCGTCGTCGAGCATCACCAGGCCCATGTCCGGGTCGTAAGGCCCTTTCCAGATCCCCTGGTCATAGCCGATGCCCGAGAGGTCGAACGAAAAGTAGACGTTCGCGAGCTGCGCATTGATGCGTCTCGACACCCCCACCCACATCCCGATCGCATCGAGCTGCACGCCTTTCGCCACATCGAGATCGAATTTCTCCGGCATCGACCCGATGGCATTCAGCTGCTCCACGAGCGGCCCCACGAGCGCGCCCACGGTCGACGAGAAGCGCGGCCGCTCCCGGTGCTCGGAGGTGATCAGGCCGATGTACTCCTCGAGTTCGGCCATCAGATCACCACCGTGACGTCGTCCGGCGAACAGGCCGCCGCTTCGTTGAACAGCAGCGGAACATCGGGCGCGCCGCTCCCGCGCGGTCCGGACAACGCGAGACCCGCGAGCTTGAAGGTCCGCCCGCCGCCCACGCCGTTGGCCGCCGTCAGCGCATCGCCCCACTCGACGCTGCCCGACAGCCCCCCGCCGATCGGCAGCGCGTTGACGTAGTCCGCCACCGCCTGCCGGATCTGCTGCCCGGTCTGCGTCGTATATCCCGCCAGCGCCTTCAGATTGACGGTGGCCACGATGCGCGCCGCGGCGGGCCGGAAGAACTGGATCGTGATCGGACGGTCGTAGACGTCCTTGACGACCACCGCCGTCTGGCCGAAGGTGCCCGCTCCCGGCGTCTTCTTCGAGGCGATGGCCTGCGCGACCAGCTGCGCGTCGCCGCCCTCGACCACCAGCGACACGGCATGCGGCGGAATGCCGTTCTTGTCCGTGTCGCTCGTATCGTTCTCGTAGGCGACATAGCGCGTCACGCCAACCACGTTCGCGACCGCGCCGATGATCCCGTCGAGCACGGTCATCGACGGCAGCGCGGTCGAGATGGTCTGCCGCAGCCGCAGCGCCGCATCCGACTCGACCGGCGCGCCGACGGCCGCATCCGCCGGATTGATCACGCTCTGCCAGCCGCGCATCGGCGTCGCGATCTGCGCCACCGTGCCGGCCCGCGCCGCCACCGCGCCGATCCGCGCGCAGGTCGCGGTCACGGTGATTTCGCCGCTCGGCGGAATCACGACACTCGCGGGCAACTGCCACTTCTCGCCGTTCTCGTCCCGGGCCGTGCCGTTCGTGATGGTCGCGCCCGCCTGTCCGACGAGCCGCAGGTCGACGCTCGAGTACGACGCGAGCTTGCGCGCGATGCCGTTGATCTTCACGTTGCTCGACAACGCGGCGCCCTGCGCCGTGGCCGGGCTGAAGGCGTTGTAGATCGCGATCGCGGTCGCGTTGACGTCGCTCATCGCCTTCGCGAACACCGCGAGCAGCTGGCCGTCCTGGCTGTCGGGTTCGAGGTAGGCGTCGACGCCGTAGATCGCGCGGAACTTGTCCTGAAGGTACGCCAACACATCGGCATAGGCCGGCGCCGTGATGCCGTTCGCGTCGATCGTGGGTGCAAGGGTGGAAAGCGTCACAAGGTCACCTGTATCTGAGTGGGGCCGTAAAGGGTGTCGAGCGCCGCGGTCACCGTCAGCGTGCGCTGCCCGGAATCCAGCGTGCTCGCGTAGTCCGTGATCTCCGCCGCGCCCTGCGTGCCGAGGATGCATTGGCGGATCGCCGCGTCGTAGGCGCCTCCCGTGTACTTGCCGAGCACCTCGGTCGTCCACGGCATCCCCGCCGACGTATCGAGGAACCACTCTCCGCGCAGCAGCTTCAGGCGCGTGAGCACGGCCTGCGCGACGGCCTCGGGAGAATCGGCCAGGAAATCGGCGGATTGCCCGCCAAACACGTAATCGCCATCGGTATCGAGTTTTCGGTATCGCATCGAAATGCCTCAGTTGACGTTGCCGGTGTTGCCGCCGCCGGGCTGGACACCGCCATGGGTATGCGTATCGTCGATGCGCTTGCCGTTCGCCAGCACCTGTCCGACGAAGTCGATCGCGCCGCTGATCCTCGCGGCCGCGCCGCTCGTCGCGCTGCCGACCATGCCGCCGACGAAGGTCAACAGGCCCTGGATCGTCACCGCCGCCGAGAACGTCGATTGCGGCGCGATCACGTCAAAGCCGCCGGGCGCGACGATCGTCACCTTCTGCCGGCTCGGATCGAGATCGATATAGGTCGCGCCGTCGTCGCTGCGCAGTTGCGTGGAGTGCCCGCTGACGTTGGCCAGCGCGCGCGGCCGCGAGCGGTAGCCGAGCAGCACGAAGCCGTCCGACAGGTCATGCATGCGCAGTTCCGCCTGATCCTGCACGCCGCCCGATTGCCACCAGGCGTCGATGCAGCGCGACGCGAACACCACCAGGCACTCATCGCCGGGCATGACGGGAAAGGTCAACGCGCACTGGCCGCCCGCCGGAAACTGCACCGGGCAATCGACCAGCACCTTGAACGGAATCGAGGCCACGGCGCCGTCCGCCGCCTGGCGCTGCGGCTTGATCGCCAGCTGTACCGCGCAGGTTTGCAGGGCCGCGTCGAACGAATCGACGATGGCCGGCAGCGCGGTCCAGAGATCGCTGCGCGACGTACGCAGCATGGCGCGCAGTGCGGCCGCCGAATCGCCGTATTTCTGAAGTTTGTCCATCGCTGAAAGAAAAAGAACGAATTGCTGGTTGGTCGGCCGGCAGTGCGCCTGACGGGTCGTGCGTCGCCCAGTAATGTGCAGTGCGAATCATGATCGACATAACCGGAACCGCTCGATCATCCGCCCTGCGGACCGCACTCAGCCTCTTGGCTTCACGGGCCCCACACACCGCCTCCCGTCGCGGACGGCGAAATCGATTGATCGACAGCCACGCACGTCAGCGTCGAATACCACGCGGTGCCGCGCGTATCCCCTTCATGCTCGACCTTCACGATCTTATATAGACCATCGCTGCGCGGCTTCGCCGGATCGGCGCCTGTCGTCCTGGCCGGCGAACCGGCACCGTTTTCGCCGGGTTTCACGACCGTCTTCGACAGGCTCTTCTCCTCGATCCGAACCAGGCCCGAGACGCTTGCCTTCGGATTCAACAGACACTTGACCGTGACCCCGTTCTGCTCCCGGGTCGGCATCCCGATCATGCCCGTGCTCGAGCTCAATTCGAGCGCGTCGCCCGGGATGTAGCTGTTCTGCGGCACCATCTGGAACTGCGTGTCCTGGATCGACCAGTCCGCGCCCAGGTTGCGCGCGGCGTTCTCCAGGACATCGCGCGCCATCGCGAACACGAGCTTGCCGCGCGGCAGCGGGCTTCACCTCGAATGCCGGCAGGTAGCCGACGCTCAGGCCGTACGGCTTCATCGTCTCGATGGCCGCCTGCACGTGATCCATGCTGGTCGAGCCCCCCGCGAAGGTCTGCTCGACCACGGCGTTCGTGTACCAGTCATCGCCGCTCGCTGCGTCGATCTCGATCACGGTTTCCGTCGGGCTCGACCGGCCGCGCCGCGTCTGCGTGATGTTGCCGTCGAAGATCACGCCATATGCGCCCTGCGCGTAGCCGGCCTGCAGCACGACCCGCGTGAATTCCTCGCCTTGCAGCCGGTTCGCGGTGTTGTCCGACACATTGAAGATCCGCACATGCAGGCGGTTGAGCGTCTGGATGTCGTCGCGCCGGATCTCGAAGCTGAAACGCAGCGCCGACAGGTCGAGCGCATCGCCCGCCGCCGGCCCGACGACCAGCGATGCCTTGCGGCCGAATTGAGTCGTGCTCATTGGTCGGTCACCCAGTACAGGCGCGCACCCGCGCCCAGGTTGTCGAAGTCGGGCACATCGTCGGGATGCGCCGCGCCCTGCACCCGCAGCGCGCCCGCGAAGCCGAGGTGTGCGTACTGCGCGAGCAGGTCGATGCCCGTCACGAGCGGAATCCCGGCCACCAGCGGGCCGCCGTTGACATCCGCGATGTCGAGCACCCAGCCGCCGGGCCCGCGATACACGAGCGTGAGCCGGTACAGCACGCCGCCCAGCGAGATCTTGAAGGTCTGGTTGTCGCCCGAAAGCGGGATTTCATAGATCGTCATCGCCATTGGTCCGGTGGAGACGCGCCGCCCGGCGCGGGGTTGGCGGGCGCGAGCTGCTTCGTGCCCTGGTCCTGGAGTTCCGACGTCGCGGCCGGCTGCGCCTGATTCGCCCTTGGCGCGAGCGTCGTCGCCTTCGTGTCGACCACCAGGATCTCGCGCAGCGTCGCCTTGACGATCAACGCCGCGCGATTCTTCACGTCGGTGCTGACCGCGAGCCCCGCGATCAGCATGTTGCTGTACCGCCGCCGGCTCGTCGTGACGTTGAACCTCTCGCACCGCTGCTGCAGCGCAAGCAGGCGCGAATACACGCCGTTCACGTAGTCCGGGTTCGACAGCGTGCCGTTGAAATTCGTCTGCGACGCGCCGAGCAGTGCCTTGTAATCGGCGTTCGACCAGCCGCACTGCAGGATCACTTCGCTCGGCCGGCGATAGGCGTGATCGCTGATCTGCGCCCCGTTCTCGACGGGATGATCGACGATCGTCAGCTCGTCGTTGTACTGCTCCTCGATCGAGACTGCGATCTCGATGTTGTCGATCCACTTGCTCGATAGCAAGACCATGTCGAACATCATTGCAGCACCCCTCCCACTTGTCGGGCCAGGTCGTTGGCGACCCGCGCCTGGTGGCGCGCCACTTCGCGGCCGGTCGCGCCCGCATCCTGCACGCCGTTGATCTCGATCGTGACGTTCTGCCGGATCTCGACCGGGCGCGGGCCCGCCGCGTCGCCGAAGCCCGCCGCGCCGTCGAGCCCGGGCATCTGGTACATCGCCCGCGTGTTCTCGATCGCCTGGGTCATCTGCGCTTCCGTGATCGACGCGCGATTCTTGCCTTGACGGTCGTAGAACGTCATCCGGCCATCCGAAATCCGTCCGGATTCGGTCCGCATGCCGGCGGGGACCGCCACGCTTGCCCATTCCTTCGCCGTCGCGTATACGGCATCGCGCACCTGGCCGCTTTTCCCCGTCACGAAATCCATGATGCCGCGCCGCTTGGTCTTGACGAGGTAGTCCTCGAAGATCCGGTCCTGCATCCCGCGGTCGAACTTCTCGCTTCCGCTCAGCCCCAGCGACGCGGCCGCGTCCGACAAGGTGTCGCCGATGATCTGGTAGCGCCCGGCCGCGTTGAAGCGGTGGCTGCGCTGCGCCGCCATGACCTCCGCGACCGTCATGTTCTCCAGGTCCTCGGCGCCCGACTTGTAGCCATGCGCCTTGCCGCGATTGACCGAGCCATAGTCGCCCTCGCCGCGTGCGATCAGTTGCGCGAACATCGAATGGGCAAGACCGCGCCCCGCGCCGGGATCACCCGACGGCGACGCCTGTTTCGCATCCCAGATTTTTTTCGCCTTGGCCTGCCACTCGCGGACGTCCTCGAATTCGTCCTTCTTCATTCCCCCGCTATACAGCATCAATTCGAGCCCCGCCGCCAACGGCCCACCCACCCACGGCCAGGCCCGACCCGCGAATCCGCCGATCTCACCCAGCGCCCCGCGTACGAGCGGCCCGCACGCCCGCCGCCCCGCGCACGAACAGCCCTGTACGCTCCATCGCTCCGCGCGCGACCGGCCCCGCGCGCTCCATCAGCTTGCCGGCGCCCGTCCACATCCGTCCGGCCGCGCCGCGCCCCCGCTCCAGCAGGGTGCCCGCCTTCTCGGCGACCCAGCCGGCCATCCGCTTGACGCCGCCGCCGATCCGCTTCGCAAGGCCCGCCTTTGCCGCGCCGCCTTCCGTTGCCTCGATCGCCTCGCCCACGGAACCCAGCGCCTCCACCAGCTCCTTGATTCCGCCGATCAGCTTGCTCCCGCCCAGCACCTTGAACGCACCGATCAGCAGCATGAGGCGCGTCGACCATCCGCCCGTGGCCGTATCGAGGGCGGCGAACTGGTCCGCGACGAACAGCACCCCGCCGCCCACCGCCTCGGTGCCCTTTCCGACCACGCCCGCCACTTCGCCGCCGCGCTTCTCGATCACCTCGCGATGCTCGTCGGTCCATTGCCGGAACTGCTTGATCAGCGGCCCCGCGCCGTGCAGCAGCGCACCCTGCGCCTGCAGCACCAGGTTGTCGTACGTCACGCCCAGTTCGCGCAGCTCCGCCGCCGCCCGATGCGCGTCGTCCGCCGTCTGGTTCAGGCCGGTCTTCCGCATCACCTCGCGATTGCGCGCGAACGACTTCGCGAAATCCCCGTCGCGCAGCGCGGACAAGGTCTTGTCATCGATTTCGAAGGTCTCGCCCAGCTTCCTCGCTTCGCCGGCCGGCAGCTTGTCCATGCGCGCGGCCATTTCAGCGAGCAGTTCCGCCGAGTCGCGCAGCTGGCCCTTGGCATCGCGCGTCTGGATGCCCATCTTCTTCAAGAGACCTTCGTTCGAGGGCGTCCTGCTCAACGCATCCGACAGGTTTCCGACGGCCTCCTCCGCCTCTTCGGTGGTGACGCCGACGTCGCGCGCCGCGTATTCAAACGCCTTCAGGTTCGCCGCCGAGGCGCCTGCGCGCCGCGACGCGAAATACAGGGTCTCGTATTTCTCGGCCACCGAGACCAGGCCCTCGCCCGCCTTCTTCGCGCCTTCCGAGATCTGCTCGACGCCGCCGGCCGCAATATCGAGCACTTTCTGGCGCTTCGTTCCGGTGCCCTTGCGTCCCGCCGCGTCGTTCAGCTTCTCGACCTTCGCGGTCAGCGCGACCAGCTCGTTCCCGGCCTGCTTCGCGCCGTCCGAGACCTTCTTGAACAGATCGCCGACGCTCTTGGCCATTTCCTCGACGCTCGTCTTGAAGTCGTCGAGCTTCTTCTTGTCGCCCTTGTCGTCGAACCGGAACCGTGGAATGACCAGGGGTTCGCTCATCTCATAGGTGTCAGCCATGTTCCCGCTCCAGCTTGCGGCGCAGGGCCGCGTGGTTGTCCGCCCGGACGGCGAGCGCGTCGTTCAGCAACGCGACGTCGGCCAGATCCAGCGTCCCGTCCTTCAGGCTCTCGAACGTGCAGAGCCCCTCGAGGACGGGAGCGAGGATCCAGTCCTCGCCCCCGGGCAGCGTCCGGATCCAGCCTAGATCGCCGCCGGGCTGCTCGTTTGGCTGGTAAGCAGCCCGCGAATAAAAGGGCCGAGATTGGCGATCACGACGCGCGCGACGAGCGGCAGCATCACGCCGAGGTCGAGGTCGTCGAACATCGCCGTCTGCTGGGCCGGCGACCAGATGCGCGACCAGCCGTGATCCTGGCGCCGCTCGACCACCGACAGGCAGGTGCCGAACACATACTCCGCATCCTCGTCGCGCAGACCCGCGAGCGCATCCGCGAACGGCTGCAGCACCGGCGTCACGACATCGACCATCCGCAGCACGTCGCGCACCGCGCCCGCGTCCTCCCGGGCGTCCGCAGCGCCCGCCGCCTCCGGCGCGTCGGCCGGCCCGCGGACCGGGACGAGCGCGTCGTACCCGGTCGCGAACCGCATCAGGACCGGGATCAGCGACGGGATGATCGGTGCAATCCGGCGCGACACATGAAACTGCTGCAGCGCGCTCAGCTTGCCGACGGCGTAACGCTCGCCGTTCAATTCGATTTCCGTCGCCATGGTCAGTACGCTCCGAGCATCCGGTCGATCTTGGCCGCGTCGAACACCCACTCGAGCACGTCGCCATCCTTCGCGTACTTGATGTCCGGCACCTTCTTGAACGCGCAGGTGCGCGCCGTCGCGACATCACCCGCGGCCGCCTGGCCGATCGCGATCAGGTTCTTGCCCCAGAGGCGGCTGTCGAGCGACTGAGCCTGATAGAGCGACATCAGCTTCGCGTTCGACGGCGAGGTCTTGAGCAGACGGATCGTCACCGTGCCGGACTTGTCGGCGTGCAGCGTGTGCATCACCTCGCCGTCGGCGCCGACGGTCATCGTGTTCTTGTCACCCGCGGCCGCGATGGTGATGCCTTCGTCCGCGTTGCCCGAGCCGGAGCCCAGCGAAAAGACCCCGCCGGGGCCGACGAGCGTCGCGGTGACGTCCTGGAAACTGTAGGTTGCCATGTTGATTTCCTCTCCTTACCGGTTGACGTTGATGAGGATGTCGACGCTGTGAATCGCGCCGGCTTCCTTGGCGGCGACCTGGAACGGCACCGCCTTGCGCGCCTCGCGATCGGCCTGCGACTGCGTCGCGATCGGCGGCGCGTACACGTAGTAGCCCTTCTCCAGCGTGTCGCCCTGCGCGAGCGCGCCGAAACCGGCGCTGTTCCACACGCCCGCGGCGAGATAGCCGTTGTTCACCGCCGCCTCGCAGGCAGCCGAGATCTGCGCGGCGATCTGTGCGTTGCCGGCGTCGGTCTGCGGCACCTTGGTCGGGCTCTGGTACAGCAGGTTGTAGACGTCGGTCTCGATGCGGTTGCGGAACCAGATCGCGTTGTAGACCGAATCCGCGAAGATCCCGCTCGGCGTCACACCTTGCTGGATGATCGACGTGTCGTTGCTGTACGCGACGAACACATTGCAGCGCTTCGCCTGCAGCGCGTTTGCCTGCGACGTGGTGAGCGCCTCGGCCGCCACGGCCGGCTCCTGCTTGAACATCAGCGTGATCGTCGTGTTGTTGCCGTTGAAGTTCACGGTCAACAGCCGGCCGAGCAGCGACACCACCGCATACGGCGACGCGCTCGAATACTGCGCGATCGTGTACTTGAGCTTGAGCGTCTTGAGACGGCTCGCGAGATCGGTCGCCACCGTGGCGTCGAGCGATTGCGGATTCTGCGTCGTGACGCCGTACAGGTGACGCTGGTCCGCCTCGATCAGGTTCGCGACCGCGATGTGCTGATCGTCGGCGACCGACGCGTCGGCGATAGACAGGCCGAGGAACTGGTTCGCGAAACGATCGAGGAACAGCGCGACGGCATCGGTCGGCTGCTCGGCCGCGATGCCGGTGACCGGCGCGCCGGCGACGTCGCTCGTCAGGCCGAGCAGCGCCGACACGTCGGTGCCGGCCTGCGGCGCGGACGCATAGCCGACCGTCGACTTCGCGCCCGTCGTGCCCGACGTCGCGACGAACTGCTGGCCGGTCCAGGCGAAGGTCACGCCCGGCAGTGCCGTGTTGAGCACCGTGGCGACGCCGTTCAGGTTGGTCTGCGCCGAGAAGTCGAGACCCGATGCGCTCTTCGCGGCGCCGTCGACCGAAATCTTGAACGCGCCGGCCGTGATCGCGCGCCATGCGCCGATGTCCTGCTGCGCCGCGGACAGCACGCCGCCGCGCAACGAACCGGCGGTCGCCGTCTTGGCCCAGCGGCCGATGCACAGGGCGCGCGGCTGCGGCGTCTGGTTGAAGTACAGGGCGGCCGCGACATACTCGGGCGCATTGGTGCCGAAGTCGGCCGTCACCGCATCGATACTGCCGTAGGCGCGCAGACGCTCGGTGGTATCGATGACGGCCGACGCGCCGAGAATCAGTGCCGTGTTCAGGTTCGCGCCCTGCGCCGCGAGCGGCGACATGTTGATCGAGACATTGATCAGGCGCGATACCGGCAATCCATTGGACATGCTGGACTCCTAGTGGTGGATGTTGCAAATGCCGGCCACGGGATTCGACGCATCAGTCGTCGTCGCCAGCGTGGCCGATTCGAGGTGACGGACCGCATAGGTCCGGACAAGCTTGCGGCGCAGCGTGACCGTGAGGTCGCAGCGCCGCGCCCACTGCTGACTCGCGGGATCCGCCGCCGCGCGGATCTCGCTCGTGCCGACGAACGCCAGGTCGTGTGCCTGCAGCTGTTCGCGGTTCTGCGGCACCGCGCAGCCATCGACGAAACGCTGGGCGTAACCTCGGGCGCGGGGGCCATAAAACGTCGCCAGCACGTCGATCGACTGGTGCCGGGTGTAAAGATCCTGACCATCGCCGGCGCCGTCGTGCACGATCGACGGCGCCGCGTCCTGGGTCAGCGCGGTCACGCCGAACACGCACGCGTCGACGGTCGGATCGGGATCGGGCTGGCCCGCCATCTGCAGGTGCGACTTGATCTGCGCGTCCGGCAGGCCGGTGACGCCCGCGATCAAGGCATGCAGCTGCGCGTCGAAGGCGTCGTCGTTTTCCGGAGGCGCGCCATTGCCTGACGCGAGGTAGCCGCCCGTTGAGTTGTCGTTCATGGAGTTCATTCCGAAGGAATGCCTATCCGGCAGCGCGCGAGGTCGCACGTTGTCCGGAGGCGAGGCGGGAACATCGCGGCCGATCGCAAGCAAGCGAGATCGGCCGCGGACGCGTTCCTGGTGTCAGGTTCGTGTGCCGGTTCCAGCCGGTGAATCAGAAATTTCGCTGCGACGAATCCGCGACGCGGGACATCGGATGCAGCAGAAATGCGAGAAGCAAAACAAAAAGCCCGCACTAGGCGGGCGTTCTACATATGCCGACCTCCCGGAAGGGAACAGGTCGCGCAATTAAGCGGTTTCGGTCATCTGGATATTAATTTAATTCATTAAAAATTTGCCTGCAAGCGCCTGTCGAAAATATTTTTATATTTCCACAAGACCGCAATCATCACTCTTCCATATTGCATGGGCATGATTTTTAATGTTGCCACTCTCATCGGATATACGGCATGCGGCGAGCACACCGCATCAACACCAACCCCGAAAAACAAAAGCCTGCACAAGGCAGGCCGTCCTCCCGACGCACCTCTCCCCCGGGAAGGAATCAGTCGCGCACTTAAGCGGGTTCGGTAATCTGAGTATCACTTTAATGCAACTCTTTTGACTCGACAAGTAGCCGGAAGAGAAAATCAAGATATCAAGCCGCCACCATTAATTTTCAACAATTCACATTCGATATCTTAATCTTAATGAATTATTTTTTATTGATTTACAGACATTCACATTGAAAACGGAGCCTGGATCGACAACTGCCGAGCAAAGGCCCGCACCGGGCGGGCCGTCCCTTGTCAGCCTGTTCTCGGAAAAGAATGGAGCGGGCGGCGCGCGATGGCGCGCCACTCCGTTCCGGAGGACACCTAGCAAAAGTACTGCCGAGACACCTCGATCACTCGCCGCACATGCGCGAGCGCATCGATACGCGGGCCGTGAACGGCTTGTGCCGCACTTTCATGGCGGCGCGCGCGCTGCGCGCGCCGCGCTTCCGCCATCGATTCCAGAACCTTGCCGATCTCGGACTTGCCGTGAGCCAGCGCCATGTTGAACGCGCTCGATGGTCGATGCGGAATCTTCAGCTTCCGGCAGATCACGCGCGGATCCATGTTGAGGATGTAGTGCAGCTTCAACACGTCGCGATCGAACGGCATCAGCTTGCGCCATGCCCGCTCGACATCCTCGGCGTCGATTTCATCGATGCGGTTCGCATCCGCGCGCCGCAACTGTCCCTCCGGCCGATAGCGTCCCTCGGCAGACCCCGCCCGCGATCCACGCATCGCCGTGGATCGCTGCGCCCTGGCCCAATTCTCAAGACGATCATCCAGATTGCTCATTGTTTGTGTTCTCCTGTATTGCCCGCTGCCTGCTCCGTCTATCCGCCCTGTCGGACAAACGCTCTCAGATCCCATTGCCGCGCGCCCGGCTTGCCTGCCTGCGCCCGGGCTACCGCGGCCACGCCCTACCGCCCCCTTCCCCAAGGAGGCACACCCCGTCATTCCGGTATGTTCGTTGACGCGTTACCGCTTGATCGGAAGAGGCAAACCCAGCAGTTCCTGGGACTTGCCCGTCGCGATGCACTCGCGCCGACCGCGCTTCACCAGCCGCCCGGCGTCGAGCAATTCCCGGGCGCGCCCGCAGACGCTCGACAACTTGAGATTGGTGAGCGCCGCGAGGTCTTCCCGCGTGAGCAATACATCGATCGATTCGAAGCAATCGAGCACCATGCGCTGGGTGGTCGACAAGGCGCGCTCGCTTGGCGAAAGACGACGGTGCGGATATACCCCGGAGGCTTGAAGCCCGGCTTGCGGGCGGGAAAGTGCTGTCATGCAAGATTCCCCTTCATTGTCATTCAATTAGTTTTACGAAATATGTGCATGACCGGGCTCCGGGTTGGCATCGGCCAGACCATCCCGGACCGGCATCCGAGCGGCCGGCGGCGTACCCCGCCCCGAACCGCTCGGATGCACCGCATCGCCGGCGTACCGCCGAATCGGCGAATCGGCGAATCGGCGAAAAGCTGGCGTGCGGATCATGCTTCGCAGTATAGTAGCATTCGCTACCATCAACAAGTAGCATTTGCTATCCGTAGCATGTGCTACGCTTTCGCCATGAACGAAACAGAACTCCATCGCGTCCGCGTCGAGCGCCTGCGGGCCGCCGTCGAGCAGCTAGAGGGCGGCAATGTGACCGCATTCGGCAAGCGGCTCGGCTACAAGGACGGCGCGTTCGTCCGGCAAATGCTGAGCGAAAAGCGCGCCGTATCCGAAAAGACGATCCGTGCGATCGAGAGTCTGCCCGGCATGGCCGGCTGGTTCGGCGCGGCGTCGACGGAGTCGGATCAGCCGCGCGCCGAGAAACTGCCGAAGGACCAAGGCAACGTCCTGGTCTGGGAGCACCCGGAAGATCTGCCGCCCGACAGCGATCGGGTCTGGCTGGACAGGTTCGACTACAGATTCAGCGCGGGGAGAGGTTTGATCCAGTGGGAAATCAGGCAGAAGAAAGCGCTGCCTTTCGATGTCGGGTTCTTCAAGGCGCTTGGCGTCAAGCCGCATGAGTGCAAGCTTGCCCAGGTCCACGGCCGCAGCATGGAACCGTATCTGTTCAACCGCGACATGATGATGATCTGCGAAACCAAGACGCATGTCCGCGACGGGCACATCTATGCGGTCTATTTCGAGGACGAGGCGCTCGTCAAGCAGATCTTCAAGGAGCCGAAAGGCGCCCTCCGGCTGCATTCGTACAACCCGGAATATCCGGATCGGATCGTCGCGGGCGATCAGCTGATCAGCCTGCAGATCGTCGGGGAAGTGATGTACCGGTCGGGATCGGGGCCCGCGGGCGGGAATTGACGGAGGCTCTCCCGGCCCCGCGATGGCACCGTACCGCCGCCATCGCGGGAGGCCCGGCCGGCGGGCCCATGTGGTGAATCGGCCGCAGATGCGCCCTGCTTCAACGCATCGCCCTCTACGCTTCGTTCATCCCAATCCGTTGCATGTGCAAGCACTGTGGTCGCATGCTCGATGCGACAGGTACTTGCCGGCTCACGCGCGTCATTGCACATGCCGGGCCGCCGACCATTCCCGAGCGGTTGCGGCCTCGCAACGGGCATCTCAGCGCCCGCCCGAATCGTTCGGGCCATGAAGCCCTCGTCGGGCCCACCCCGCGCATGCTGCCCGTTCACGCTCGACGTCGGCCTCGTCAGCCCTGGCCGAGCAGGCACGACCCAACCGTCGGCCGATGCGCGGCGCGGCATCCCGCTCCGCGTCCGCTAGCTGTGAAGCTTCAATA contains:
- a CDS encoding S24 family peptidase, producing MNETELHRVRVERLRAAVEQLEGGNVTAFGKRLGYKDGAFVRQMLSEKRAVSEKTIRAIESLPGMAGWFGAASTESDQPRAEKLPKDQGNVLVWEHPEDLPPDSDRVWLDRFDYRFSAGRGLIQWEIRQKKALPFDVGFFKALGVKPHECKLAQVHGRSMEPYLFNRDMMMICETKTHVRDGHIYAVYFEDEALVKQIFKEPKGALRLHSYNPEYPDRIVAGDQLISLQIVGEVMYRSGSGPAGGN
- a CDS encoding DUF3383 domain-containing protein, with amino-acid sequence MSNGLPVSRLINVSINMSPLAAQGANLNTALILGASAVIDTTERLRAYGSIDAVTADFGTNAPEYVAAALYFNQTPQPRALCIGRWAKTATAGSLRGGVLSAAQQDIGAWRAITAGAFKISVDGAAKSASGLDFSAQTNLNGVATVLNTALPGVTFAWTGQQFVATSGTTGAKSTVGYASAPQAGTDVSALLGLTSDVAGAPVTGIAAEQPTDAVALFLDRFANQFLGLSIADASVADDQHIAVANLIEADQRHLYGVTTQNPQSLDATVATDLASRLKTLKLKYTIAQYSSASPYAVVSLLGRLLTVNFNGNNTTITLMFKQEPAVAAEALTTSQANALQAKRCNVFVAYSNDTSIIQQGVTPSGIFADSVYNAIWFRNRIETDVYNLLYQSPTKVPQTDAGNAQIAAQISAACEAAVNNGYLAAGVWNSAGFGALAQGDTLEKGYYVYAPPIATQSQADREARKAVPFQVAAKEAGAIHSVDILINVNR
- a CDS encoding phage neck terminator protein yields the protein MNDNSTGGYLASGNGAPPENDDAFDAQLHALIAGVTGLPDAQIKSHLQMAGQPDPDPTVDACVFGVTALTQDAAPSIVHDGAGDGQDLYTRHQSIDVLATFYGPRARGYAQRFVDGCAVPQNREQLQAHDLAFVGTSEIRAAADPASQQWARRCDLTVTLRRKLVRTYAVRHLESATLATTTDASNPVAGICNIHH